The Camelina sativa cultivar DH55 chromosome 16, Cs, whole genome shotgun sequence sequence CTGCGAGGTGATTCGGGATTGTTATGAAGCCTTTGCACTCTATTGTTTCGAGAGATATTTGATAGCTTGCCTAGGTAATTCTAAAGGCTTACCGCACAGATGCTTATTAACTTGAAAATATCTTTGGCATCTGTTGGCATTTGGTTATTTCtcaattaatttatcattttctctatatCTGCAGATGGAGAGGAACGTACAATTGAATTCATGGAACAGCAGACAGTTATTACTCAGAGCACTCCTCTTCTGGAAGGCACATGTTCTTATGGAGTTGTGGAGCATCCCTTTCCAATGAACTGCTTCGTAAAAGATTGGAGTCTTGGTCCTCAGTTTTATCATGCTGTGAAAATTGGCATTGTTCAATATGTATGTGTTGTCATTAATTTACCTGGACTATGGCctgtgatgttttttttgtgcttcAAATGACAAGAAATGTTTCTGCTGCAGATGATACTGAAAATGATCTGTGCTCTTTTAGCAATGATCCTTGAAGCCTTTGGGGTTTATGGAGAAGGGAAGTTTGCATGGAATTATGGGTAGTCTCTTGTTTCCTCCCTTCTCTTTGTtgatatgtatttgtttttttttgctgtatCTTGATTTTTATATGGTCAGCGAGAAAATATCTGATTTTGTAATTAATGTTTGTCTTAATTGCAGATATCCATATTTGGCTGTAGTGCTCAATTTCAGTCAAACATGGGCATTATATTGCCTTGTACAGTTCTATAATGTCATCAAAGATAAGCTAGCACCCATTAAACCACTGGCCAAGTTTCTGACATTTAAGTCTATTGTATTCCTCACCTGGTGGCAAGGTATTATTGTTGCATTCCTCTTCTCTATGGGACTCTTCAAAGGGTCTTTGGCTAAGGAGCTGAAAACGCGAATACAAGACTACATCATCTGTATCGAAGTAAATTTCGTAAAACTAGTTGTTCCTTTTAAGTATCTACATTTAGATTGGTGTAAGTTATAAACTTAAAATGTAATGCTTTTATAGATGGGAATTGCTGCTGTGGTCCATCTCTATGTCTTCCCAGCAGCGCCTTACAAGCGTGGAGAAAGATGTGTTCGTAATGTAGCAGTCATGTCAGATTATGCCTCTTTAGATGTACCACCTGATCCAGAAGAGGTTAAAGATAGTGAAAGAACGACTAGAACTCGGTATGGTA is a genomic window containing:
- the LOC104751619 gene encoding protein LAZ1 homolog 1, which encodes MEWSGILCSLLFIFSFGESSSRFGIMWQSTNIVVDSGQYFTWPILSASVFVVIAIILPMYLIFEHLASYNQPEEQKFLIGLILMVPVYAVESFLSLVNSEAAFNCEVIRDCYEAFALYCFERYLIACLDGEERTIEFMEQQTVITQSTPLLEGTCSYGVVEHPFPMNCFVKDWSLGPQFYHAVKIGIVQYMILKMICALLAMILEAFGVYGEGKFAWNYGYPYLAVVLNFSQTWALYCLVQFYNVIKDKLAPIKPLAKFLTFKSIVFLTWWQGIIVAFLFSMGLFKGSLAKELKTRIQDYIICIEMGIAAVVHLYVFPAAPYKRGERCVRNVAVMSDYASLDVPPDPEEVKDSERTTRTRYGRHEIEKRLNFPQSVRDVVLGSGEIIVDDMRFTVSHVVEPVERGIAKINRTFHQISENVKRFGQQKKTTKDDSYVIPLNPWTKEFSEVHENLHDGGSVSDSGLGSTKRHHQSRVSGLWTRMRR